The following proteins are encoded in a genomic region of Vibrio spartinae:
- a CDS encoding type II toxin-antitoxin system CcdA family antitoxin, protein MRNNLNSQAPKKATNLSLNSELLAQAKRLNINLSATMERALEKEVSQRLKAEWLEQNSAAIDVCNDLTEKYGLFSDSHRVF, encoded by the coding sequence ATGAGAAACAATCTAAATTCGCAAGCTCCCAAAAAAGCTACAAACTTAAGCCTTAACAGTGAATTACTTGCTCAAGCAAAACGGTTGAACATAAACCTATCCGCCACAATGGAGAGGGCTCTTGAGAAAGAAGTTAGCCAACGATTAAAAGCTGAATGGCTAGAACAAAACTCAGCAGCAATTGACGTTTGCAACGATTTAACTGAAAAATACGGACTTTTTTCTGATTCACACCGAGTATTTTAA
- a CDS encoding SIR2 family NAD-dependent protein deacylase: MRFIENGPSIPDELLTARDQGRVVFFCGAGVSRAKADLVDFFGLVNKVTSQLGVQSDSDVMKLLQVSDQTKASTGIEGIVSADRLFGLLEREFSSREIYREVANALVPKSDVDLSAHRTMLRLARTRENAIRLVTTNFDRLFELANVNLPTFIPPKLPDLSHPDEFHGAVYLHGRINDEGSDADGGSFVLSSSEFGEAYLSRGWATSFVKEILKKYIVVFVGYSADDPPVQYLLEALSKDSDHFNDIYAFQIGNASEANVKWQHKGVKAIAFDQYDALWNTLEAWAERADDPDEWVRKVLEKAQSRPELLKPHERGQIAYLVSTAEGARAFAKADNLPPAAWLNVFDSKLRYEKPKHSYFEEPQEIVDPFDLYALDSDFAPQQIRSEDIYADREIPEDAWDAFDLNSSDIISVNEQRMLWFRKNNELSTLPNRLEQIALWISRVADQPEAIWWSLKQPYLHPWVKQLILSKINHYPNSAVCDAWGYLFDSFDNKKDFNVFRFLRKVTARGWSHQLLREFAAEIKPYLTVSEPFSRNKNTDLENIRISDFISLRVQYPSLSREITVPDEWLARVVVVLRRNIEFAVELSEIGRFGWRDDFSIHSGNNAFRGQNRLSTWVQFLIVQFEKLCLFDPVAAQAEFSKWPHDDVEVFAKLRMWAIGKTGLIPNKQFTYVFESIPEEALWNPRHSSDLLPALKARWDDLNIENQLMVERKFIEGPPRWEDESDEAYQNRRTRRVLNRLIWLQQQGCTLQTDTSELEQLRSHIPEWQPEHAQDEMKANSSGVYRVRTKDDYSVLNGVPLNQILIRANEESGRSEDRRTQFDPFLGLSKECPVRAFSALRCAVKQGEIPEWAWRTFLQPHIRKEDKPRLTVLIAAQILRLPCEQAAKIIVPICYWINETCSVIAEHDQALFYQLISKSIKTLSHPVIQVHFSIVRGDREPDWLFESINSSVGQLTLSFFEEPQINWIKSDNESSSWLVLLENLLILPGESHRYVIAVMTRNLSWFYGINAHWTQKYLLSILDGSDLADKEAFWSGVLSGETILGEDIFFILKPYLIEMAHSDNAEKRRFLNSIVSLLSSAWSIIDEETSEKWVSDQELRDLLISADDKFRCQVLWNIRNFDEQIWFLHFKELISSVWPRQLVAKTPAVSHTFVEIALDAESHFIDVVVSILPFLTRLERAGDLYIHHDDFLKRHPKEAVLLFHTVLPDDAYLWPYAFGEWLETIKASYAEADDEQLIELSRKWDAR, from the coding sequence ATGCGTTTTATCGAGAATGGCCCCTCAATCCCGGATGAGTTGCTGACAGCGAGAGATCAAGGACGGGTTGTTTTCTTCTGTGGGGCTGGTGTTTCCAGAGCGAAAGCTGATTTAGTCGATTTCTTTGGGTTGGTTAATAAAGTTACGTCACAGCTTGGGGTTCAGTCAGACAGTGATGTCATGAAATTACTCCAAGTATCCGATCAGACAAAAGCTAGTACTGGCATTGAAGGAATTGTCTCAGCGGATCGTCTTTTTGGTTTACTGGAACGTGAATTTTCATCCAGGGAGATTTATCGGGAAGTTGCCAACGCTCTTGTTCCAAAGTCAGATGTTGATTTGAGCGCCCATCGAACGATGCTCAGATTGGCACGAACCCGAGAAAATGCCATCCGTCTTGTGACAACGAACTTTGATCGTCTGTTTGAGTTAGCCAATGTCAACCTGCCAACTTTTATCCCGCCCAAGCTACCCGATTTATCTCATCCGGATGAGTTTCACGGGGCAGTTTATCTTCACGGCAGAATTAATGATGAAGGAAGTGATGCCGATGGTGGCAGCTTTGTACTTTCCAGCTCAGAATTCGGAGAAGCATATTTGTCGCGTGGTTGGGCAACCTCTTTTGTGAAAGAGATTCTGAAGAAATATATTGTGGTTTTCGTCGGCTATTCGGCAGATGACCCACCGGTACAATATTTACTTGAAGCTTTGAGTAAGGACTCAGATCATTTCAATGATATTTATGCGTTTCAGATTGGGAATGCAAGTGAAGCGAATGTAAAGTGGCAGCATAAGGGGGTGAAAGCCATTGCATTTGATCAGTATGATGCGCTTTGGAACACTCTCGAAGCATGGGCAGAGCGAGCCGATGACCCTGATGAATGGGTGCGTAAAGTCCTTGAAAAAGCGCAATCTAGGCCTGAATTGCTAAAACCTCATGAGCGGGGGCAAATTGCGTATCTTGTCTCGACTGCAGAGGGAGCGCGAGCGTTTGCAAAGGCTGATAATTTACCACCAGCAGCTTGGTTAAATGTGTTTGACTCGAAACTGCGTTATGAAAAACCGAAGCACTCCTATTTTGAAGAGCCTCAAGAGATTGTTGATCCTTTTGATTTATACGCTTTAGATTCTGATTTTGCACCGCAACAAATTAGATCTGAAGATATCTACGCTGATCGTGAAATCCCCGAGGATGCTTGGGACGCTTTTGATCTTAATTCGTCAGATATTATTTCAGTAAACGAGCAAAGAATGCTTTGGTTTCGTAAGAATAATGAACTTTCAACGCTCCCTAATCGATTGGAACAAATCGCATTATGGATCAGCCGGGTAGCCGATCAACCTGAAGCAATATGGTGGTCATTGAAGCAACCTTATCTGCATCCTTGGGTGAAACAATTGATTCTGTCAAAAATAAATCATTATCCAAACTCGGCTGTATGTGATGCATGGGGATATTTGTTTGATTCGTTTGACAATAAAAAAGATTTCAATGTTTTTAGATTCTTACGAAAAGTAACCGCCAGAGGGTGGAGTCATCAGTTATTACGTGAATTTGCCGCTGAAATTAAACCTTATCTTACAGTTTCTGAACCATTTAGCCGTAATAAAAATACAGACTTAGAAAATATTCGAATCAGCGACTTTATTTCCTTACGGGTTCAGTATCCATCATTATCCAGAGAGATAACAGTTCCGGATGAATGGTTAGCTCGAGTGGTCGTAGTGCTCCGTCGTAATATAGAATTTGCGGTTGAACTATCTGAAATTGGTAGATTTGGCTGGCGAGATGATTTTTCAATTCACTCTGGAAATAATGCATTCCGAGGACAGAATCGTTTATCAACATGGGTTCAGTTCTTGATTGTTCAATTTGAAAAACTATGTCTATTTGATCCAGTGGCCGCACAAGCTGAATTTTCTAAATGGCCTCATGATGATGTGGAAGTATTTGCCAAGCTCAGAATGTGGGCTATTGGAAAAACAGGCTTAATTCCCAACAAACAATTTACTTATGTATTTGAGAGTATTCCTGAAGAGGCACTGTGGAACCCTCGTCATAGCAGCGACCTGCTTCCGGCGCTTAAAGCACGATGGGACGATTTAAATATAGAAAACCAGCTTATGGTTGAAAGGAAATTTATTGAAGGTCCCCCTCGATGGGAAGATGAGAGTGACGAAGCGTATCAGAATAGAAGGACTCGACGAGTCCTCAATAGATTAATCTGGCTTCAACAACAAGGTTGTACTCTCCAGACGGATACGTCAGAGCTTGAACAGCTGAGAAGCCATATCCCTGAGTGGCAACCTGAGCATGCACAGGATGAAATGAAAGCAAATAGTTCCGGGGTTTATCGTGTTCGTACAAAAGATGATTATTCAGTATTAAATGGTGTACCACTGAATCAAATCCTTATTCGTGCAAATGAAGAGTCTGGCAGAAGTGAAGATCGCCGAACTCAGTTTGATCCATTTCTCGGTTTATCAAAAGAGTGCCCCGTCAGAGCTTTTTCAGCATTAAGATGTGCTGTTAAACAGGGTGAAATCCCTGAATGGGCATGGCGAACGTTTCTTCAACCCCATATCCGTAAAGAGGATAAACCACGATTAACAGTTTTGATTGCTGCTCAAATACTTCGTTTGCCTTGTGAGCAGGCCGCAAAAATTATTGTGCCGATTTGCTATTGGATAAATGAAACATGTTCTGTAATTGCTGAACATGACCAAGCACTTTTTTATCAATTAATCTCTAAATCAATCAAAACATTGTCTCATCCAGTTATTCAAGTTCATTTTTCAATCGTCCGGGGAGACAGAGAGCCTGACTGGTTATTTGAATCCATTAATTCTTCTGTAGGCCAACTTACCTTGTCATTCTTTGAAGAGCCCCAAATCAATTGGATAAAGTCAGATAATGAGTCTTCTAGTTGGCTGGTATTGTTAGAAAATCTATTGATATTGCCCGGAGAGTCACATCGATATGTCATTGCTGTGATGACACGAAATTTGAGTTGGTTCTATGGTATTAATGCTCACTGGACACAGAAATATCTACTTTCAATTCTTGATGGAAGTGATTTGGCAGACAAAGAAGCATTCTGGTCTGGTGTTTTGTCAGGAGAGACTATCCTAGGGGAAGATATATTCTTTATTCTCAAACCTTATTTAATTGAAATGGCCCATTCAGATAATGCAGAAAAGCGGAGATTCTTAAACTCGATCGTAAGTTTGCTGTCTTCAGCCTGGAGTATTATTGATGAAGAAACATCCGAAAAATGGGTTTCAGACCAAGAACTCCGCGATCTCTTGATTTCTGCTGATGATAAGTTTCGTTGTCAGGTATTATGGAATATACGTAATTTTGATGAACAGATATGGTTTTTACATTTTAAAGAGTTAATTTCTTCTGTCTGGCCGCGTCAATTAGTAGCTAAAACGCCAGCAGTTTCACATACGTTTGTCGAAATAGCTTTGGATGCCGAATCTCATTTTATTGATGTCGTAGTGTCGATCTTACCTTTTTTAACCCGGTTAGAGCGCGCCGGAGATTTGTATATTCATCATGATGATTTTCTCAAGCGGCACCCAAAAGAAGCGGTTCTTCTTTTTCATACGGTTTTACCGGACGATGCCTACTTATGGCCTTATGCGTTTGGTGAATGGCTCGAAACCATAAAAGCATCTTATGCGGAAGCTGATGATGAGCAGTTGATTGAGCTGAGCCGGAAGTGGGATGCGAGATAA
- a CDS encoding HIT family protein, translating to MTIVEQIVNREIEAVIIYESTNVIAFADHDPINFGHILICPAYPYESYIELPDHILFEIHSVAKDLYKRIEDVFAPDGISFIQNNGKFNELSHYHLHIFPRFNDDQFGWRSSGLGVQSIERLRESLACL from the coding sequence ATGACGATAGTAGAGCAGATAGTAAATCGAGAAATTGAAGCTGTAATCATTTATGAATCCACTAACGTTATCGCGTTTGCAGATCACGACCCAATAAATTTTGGGCACATACTGATTTGTCCTGCCTATCCTTATGAGAGTTATATTGAGCTTCCCGATCATATCCTATTTGAAATACATTCGGTGGCGAAAGATCTCTATAAACGTATTGAGGATGTATTTGCACCAGATGGTATTTCCTTTATCCAAAACAACGGAAAGTTTAATGAATTATCTCACTACCATTTGCATATCTTCCCTAGGTTTAACGACGATCAGTTTGGTTGGCGAAGTAGTGGTCTTGGAGTTCAAAGCATAGAAAGACTGCGTGAATCTTTAGCATGCTTATAA
- a CDS encoding HEPN domain-containing protein — protein sequence MKTSFDHLPERKQHELALISAILRDTLEEYLVGKQGSKAEFRILKIILFGSHAKGGWVRDIPNGYVSDYDILVIVNKPSLVEEDLVWRRAEEQIDRKVKSAPLGLIVHTLEEVNEQLRQGHYFFKDIREEGIEIFAATPRELAEPGDLSDEERRQIAQGHYDYWFESAQQFFHFFGQALSDKKWLSNAAFQLHQSTERFFACTLLVLTNYLPKTHNIEKLKKYCAGQDLAFADIFPMDDKFHRRSFRRLQRAYIDARYSMHYEITEEELVYLQGEVEKLKTLVEQVCLTRLEG from the coding sequence ATGAAGACTTCATTCGACCATCTTCCCGAACGTAAACAGCATGAACTTGCGCTGATCTCGGCCATTTTGCGCGATACGCTGGAAGAATACCTCGTTGGTAAGCAGGGGAGTAAAGCCGAGTTCAGGATCCTGAAAATCATTCTGTTCGGCAGTCACGCCAAAGGCGGTTGGGTGCGGGATATTCCCAACGGCTATGTCAGTGACTACGACATTCTGGTGATCGTCAACAAACCCTCGTTGGTGGAAGAGGATCTCGTCTGGCGCAGGGCGGAAGAGCAGATCGACCGCAAAGTCAAAAGCGCACCGCTGGGTCTGATCGTACATACTTTGGAAGAAGTGAATGAACAGCTCAGACAAGGTCACTACTTCTTCAAAGATATTCGCGAAGAGGGCATCGAAATCTTTGCCGCGACGCCGAGAGAACTGGCCGAGCCGGGGGATCTGAGCGATGAAGAACGTCGTCAAATCGCCCAAGGGCACTATGATTACTGGTTTGAAAGTGCACAGCAATTTTTTCATTTCTTTGGTCAGGCTCTTTCTGATAAGAAATGGCTGAGCAACGCAGCATTTCAACTCCACCAATCCACAGAGCGGTTCTTCGCCTGTACCTTACTGGTTCTGACCAACTACTTACCCAAAACCCACAATATCGAAAAGCTGAAAAAATACTGTGCCGGGCAAGATCTTGCTTTCGCTGATATCTTCCCGATGGACGACAAATTCCACCGCCGCAGCTTCCGCCGCCTGCAACGCGCCTACATCGACGCCCGTTACTCGATGCATTACGAAATCACCGAAGAAGAACTGGTGTATCTGCAAGGGGAAGTGGAGAAGCTGAAAACGCTGGTGGAGCAGGTTTGTCTGACGCGGCTTGAGGGGTAA
- a CDS encoding CcdB family protein, whose amino-acid sequence MSQFILYKNNDKSTATAYPFFVDVQSELLDTLNTRLVIPLTPFELLEKKAPSHLCPTIHIDEGEFVILTHQMASVPAKLLSDPVDDISTFRDEIIAAIDFLITGI is encoded by the coding sequence ATGTCACAATTCATATTATATAAAAACAACGATAAAAGTACTGCTACTGCTTATCCATTCTTTGTCGATGTGCAGAGCGAGTTACTTGACACACTAAATACTCGTTTGGTAATTCCTCTAACTCCTTTCGAATTATTGGAAAAGAAAGCTCCTAGCCATTTATGCCCAACAATTCATATTGATGAGGGCGAATTTGTAATCCTAACTCATCAAATGGCAAGTGTTCCTGCCAAATTATTAAGCGACCCCGTAGACGACATTAGCACATTTCGTGATGAAATCATCGCAGCTATCGATTTTTTGATCACTGGCATATAA
- a CDS encoding ribonuclease T2 family protein, whose product MKLKTLLAVFSALALLFGVVGQSSAVTFSGTFYASQSCPAYQSKNKKTNPGNIYLVSGQSYQIREANKNDATWYRVVVENANPQLRWVSVSCGEVKGDDSSSSGSSGSGRCSTAGQEDSYVFALSWQPAFCETHTSKPECKVTDSSAYQAGNFTLHGLWPNKASCGTSYGFCGSYSHSVSPFCSYDAVPMSSSTLALLGQYMPSAAYGSCLQRHEWYKHGTCQTQRNADEYFKTAIRLQKEFNQNVAYFMQEHLGESVSTQDFFDVVDQAFFDGAYKRLQISCKNSKLVDVYINLPKQLDENASLASLMMDADPKFSNQCGSSFTVDEIGF is encoded by the coding sequence ATGAAACTAAAAACTCTGTTGGCTGTTTTTTCTGCCCTGGCACTGTTGTTCGGTGTTGTCGGGCAGAGTTCCGCGGTGACTTTCTCTGGTACTTTTTATGCCAGCCAGTCATGTCCGGCTTATCAATCAAAAAACAAGAAAACCAATCCTGGTAACATCTATCTGGTTTCCGGGCAGTCTTACCAAATTCGTGAGGCGAATAAAAATGACGCCACCTGGTACCGAGTGGTGGTTGAAAATGCTAATCCGCAGTTGCGTTGGGTCTCTGTCAGTTGTGGTGAGGTAAAAGGTGATGATTCTTCTTCATCTGGCAGCTCGGGTTCTGGCAGATGTTCAACGGCGGGTCAGGAAGACAGTTATGTCTTTGCTCTCAGCTGGCAGCCAGCTTTCTGTGAAACACACACGTCAAAGCCTGAATGTAAGGTCACGGATTCCAGCGCTTATCAGGCCGGAAACTTTACCCTGCATGGTTTATGGCCGAATAAAGCTTCTTGTGGCACAAGTTACGGATTCTGTGGCAGTTATTCTCACTCGGTGAGTCCTTTTTGCAGCTATGATGCGGTTCCGATGTCATCATCGACGCTGGCATTACTGGGACAATATATGCCAAGTGCAGCCTATGGTTCTTGTTTACAACGTCATGAATGGTACAAGCACGGTACCTGCCAGACGCAAAGAAACGCGGATGAATATTTTAAAACTGCGATTCGTCTGCAAAAAGAATTTAACCAGAATGTCGCTTATTTCATGCAGGAGCATCTCGGTGAATCTGTCTCCACGCAGGACTTTTTTGATGTTGTGGATCAGGCGTTTTTCGACGGAGCGTATAAACGGTTACAGATTTCATGTAAGAACAGCAAATTAGTGGATGTCTATATTAATTTGCCGAAACAACTGGATGAAAATGCTTCCCTTGCAAGCTTAATGATGGATGCTGATCCGAAGTTTTCTAACCAATGTGGCAGCAGCTTCACTGTGGATGAAATCGGCTTTTAA
- a CDS encoding 2'-5' RNA ligase family protein: MPEIQKIYDDMWVNAIQCIKDDKYGVDNLINSPEDTRRGVTVLSYLSNDIGVGIRELLGELKQIEPDQYYYPTNEFHLTVLSIITCVKGFKLSDIDVKAYSDAFEQAVEDIGPLQIRYTGVTASPSCILVQGFPDNEQLNILRDKLRVSFKKLNLYTTIDLRYEISTAHCTVVRFRAPLRNRYAFIELLSKYRKIEFGTFEVNRLDFVFNNWYQDLSVTKLLSSKGLKIIK; this comes from the coding sequence ATGCCTGAAATTCAAAAAATATATGATGATATGTGGGTGAATGCAATTCAGTGTATTAAAGATGATAAGTATGGAGTGGACAACTTAATAAACTCTCCAGAGGATACTAGGAGAGGGGTGACAGTTTTATCTTATCTTAGTAATGATATTGGCGTTGGAATACGTGAACTATTAGGTGAGTTGAAGCAGATTGAACCAGATCAATATTATTACCCTACGAATGAATTTCATTTAACAGTATTATCTATCATCACTTGTGTTAAAGGTTTTAAACTATCAGACATTGATGTAAAGGCGTACTCTGATGCATTTGAACAGGCGGTGGAAGATATCGGGCCGCTTCAAATTAGATATACAGGTGTTACTGCGTCACCATCTTGTATTTTAGTCCAAGGATTTCCTGATAATGAGCAGTTAAATATATTGCGTGACAAGCTACGAGTAAGCTTTAAGAAATTGAATCTTTATACAACTATTGATTTAAGATATGAGATCTCAACTGCACATTGCACAGTAGTTCGGTTCCGAGCACCGCTGAGAAATAGATATGCGTTTATAGAGCTGCTTTCTAAGTACAGAAAAATTGAGTTTGGTACATTTGAAGTAAATAGGCTAGATTTTGTTTTTAATAATTGGTATCAAGACTTGTCGGTAACAAAGCTGTTATCTAGCAAAGGACTTAAAATCATCAAATAA
- a CDS encoding HEPN domain-containing protein has product MKTSLDHLPERKQHELALISTILRDTLEEYLVGKQGSKAEFRILKIILFGSHAKGGWVSDIPNGYVSDYDILVIVNKPSLVEEDLVWRRAEEQIDRKVKSAPLGLIVHTLKEVNEQLQKGHYFFTDIREQGILLYNANGKELTEPANLTEEEHREIAQGHFDHWFTSSQQFLRSFEFSFHEQKWLNHSAFLLHQAAERFFACTLLVLTNYLPKTHNIEKLKKFCADQDLAFADIFPMDDKFHRRSFRRLQRAYIDARYSMHYEITEEELVYLQEEVEKLKGLVEQVCLTRLTV; this is encoded by the coding sequence ATGAAGACTTCACTCGACCATCTTCCCGAACGTAAACAGCATGAACTTGCGCTGATCTCGACCATTTTGCGCGACACGCTGGAAGAATACCTCGTTGGTAAGCAGGGGAGTAAAGCCGAGTTCCGGATCCTGAAAATCATTCTGTTCGGCAGCCACGCCAAAGGCGGTTGGGTTAGCGATATTCCCAACGGCTATGTCAGTGACTACGACATTTTGGTGATCGTCAATAAACCCTCGCTGGTGGAAGAGGATCTCGTTTGGCGCAGGGCGGAAGAACAGATCGACCGCAAAGTCAAAAGCGCGCCGCTGGGGCTGATCGTCCACACGCTCAAAGAGGTCAATGAACAACTACAAAAAGGTCATTACTTTTTTACCGATATTCGTGAACAAGGTATCTTGCTTTATAACGCCAATGGGAAGGAGCTCACTGAACCGGCGAACTTAACCGAAGAAGAGCATCGAGAGATTGCGCAGGGGCATTTTGATCATTGGTTTACGAGTTCTCAGCAGTTTTTGCGTTCTTTTGAATTTTCATTTCACGAGCAAAAGTGGTTGAATCATTCTGCATTCCTACTCCATCAAGCCGCAGAGCGATTTTTCGCCTGTACGTTACTGGTGCTGACCAACTATTTACCCAAAACCCACAATATCGAGAAGCTGAAAAAATTCTGCGCCGACCAAGATCTTGCTTTCGCTGATATCTTCCCGATGGATGATAAATTCCACCGCCGCAGCTTCCGCCGGCTACAACGCGCCTACATCGATGCCCGTTACTCGATGCATTACGAAATCACCGAAGAAGAACTGGTGTATCTGCAAGAGGAAGTGGAGAAGCTGAAAGGGCTGGTGGAGCAGGTTTGTCTGACGCGGCTTACGGTTTAG
- a CDS encoding universal stress protein yields the protein MSYHNILVAINTNENLKTIVNKGVEIARNHNATLSTIHIDMKFEDFYIGELDFDFEKYDEMARTRSQSDILAKLGDLDYPVTNSIICSGELSNEIIETIKENNIDLLIMGHHHYSRLGQFFMSVSAPLIEAMPCDILLVKVTQ from the coding sequence ATGTCTTACCACAATATTTTGGTCGCAATTAATACTAATGAAAATTTAAAAACTATAGTCAATAAAGGCGTTGAAATAGCTCGTAATCATAACGCGACTTTATCTACGATTCATATTGACATGAAATTTGAGGATTTCTATATTGGCGAATTAGACTTCGACTTTGAAAAATATGATGAGATGGCCCGAACTCGCTCTCAATCCGACATTTTAGCAAAGCTGGGGGATCTTGATTACCCAGTGACCAATTCAATTATTTGTTCGGGTGAGCTATCCAATGAAATTATAGAGACCATAAAGGAAAATAATATCGATTTATTAATTATGGGCCACCATCATTATAGCCGATTAGGACAGTTTTTTATGTCCGTTTCTGCTCCGCTAATTGAAGCAATGCCCTGTGATATCCTGCTAGTAAAAGTTACACAGTAG